A window of Asterias rubens chromosome 22, eAstRub1.3, whole genome shotgun sequence contains these coding sequences:
- the LOC117304960 gene encoding tetraspanin-4-like — translation MCCCAITCVKCFLILFDIVFFCTGVLLLGVGIHVLVGVVNGTYASLIGGVSYIYIAYALLIIAFIIILVALVGCCAGVSENKCLLVTFYFLVVFCICLEVSIVIIAFVGLWYEDDYVKAYILQGSKKEMANYGHPEREGFTAAWDRIQIDEQCCGVEAPSDWYEYGRFDSADTPDSCCRVVSKGCGMALDEIWKESCGDAMVGTVNSGLYLIGVICIACILLQLLLIIFILAMYYILKFGHGKNRCCGTSYYDMD, via the exons ATGTGTTGCTGCGCCATTACGTGTGTCAAATGTTTCCTCATCCTGTTTGACATTGTGTTCTTT TGTACTGGGGTGCTCCTTTTGGGCGTCGGCATCCACGTTCTAGTGGGCGTGGTTAACGGAACCTACGCCTCGCTCATCGGGGGTGTCTCCTACATCTACATCGCCTATGCACTCCTCATCATTGCCTTTATTATCATCCTGGTCGCTCTGGTTGGATGCTGCGCTGGTGTCTCGGAAAACAAATGTCTCTTAGTCACG TTCTATTTCCTAGTGGTGTTCTGCATCTGCCTCGAGGTGTCCATCGTCATAATTGCCTTCGTTGGTCTCTGGTACGAAGATGATTATGTGAAGGCGTACATCTTGCAGGGGTCAAAGAAAGAAATGGCCAACTACGGTCATCCGGAGCGAGAGGGGTTCACCGCGGCGTGGGACAGAATCCAGATTGAT GAGCAATGTTGTGGTGTCGAGGCGCCATCCGATTGGTACGAGTACGGCCGGTTCGACTCGGCAGACACGCCAGACAGCTGCTGCAGAGTGGTCTCAAAGGGATGTGGAATGGCTCTTGATGAAATCTGGAAGGAG agttGTGGAGATGCTATGGTGGGAACAGTGAACAGCGGCCTTTATCTGATAGGTGTCATCTGCATAGCATGCATTCTACTGCAG TTACTCCTCATCATTTTCATCCTGGCCATGTACTACATTCTTAAGTTTGGGCACGGAAAGAACAGATGCTGTGGGACTAGCTACTATGACATGGACTAG